The following are from one region of the Emys orbicularis isolate rEmyOrb1 chromosome 21 unlocalized genomic scaffold, rEmyOrb1.hap1 SUPER_21_unloc_1, whole genome shotgun sequence genome:
- the MBD1 gene encoding LOW QUALITY PROTEIN: methyl-CpG-binding domain protein 1 (The sequence of the model RefSeq protein was modified relative to this genomic sequence to represent the inferred CDS: deleted 1 base in 1 codon), whose product MSEGWVDCPTLGPGWKRREAYRRSGATCGRTDTYYQGPNGEKFRSKIELTRFLGPSQDLTNFDFKNGVLRDPPPKGAGTPPPAPLALRPVQVKKAQKRRLSLSEPDPPNSPEQPPPKQQPVKPEPPEQPPPEQWPPPLPERRPRKRPAALLEAQESAQDAVVACCASCQNYFPGVMLPSQRRCRWLCPDCRAQRRDFNREQRFFKRVGCGACQACQIPEDCGICTVCAVRAKNPELRIGRKCLLRRCLKIVKKGFGCGVCQGCQATEDCGICYICLRRLKPGLKRQWKCLKRRCLKKKQKSVVAKKAGYGPRKLTVDGPPAKPQLAPGRRRRRLPAAGPSADGLAPKPRRRKRLTAAAAATKWKPSLERDPGGLSGSRRRKQLGKVKEKKKPGRPPKHPSARARSSVLCSKSRRNRKCGECEACLLKADCGRCDFCRDKPKFGGENLKRQKCRWRQCLRFAMKRLLPAVWSRGQAEEGAGALAPRKAWRRRIGRSRQPARIKQVGRRVKGSGQQRWARGSAPPQEKERPPGGELRFLAEKGVAEAPGQLVLLKDPPGRDFVLLRDAPQSFPLLLQHVKEEPATPPPPAHLEEPAPTLLRAAPPLVKQEKVEPGWDLAPVPAGVPLRMEGRGLAREVVVLDPADKDEEEEERTPVIMEIYSLGALAGRAPLDPVLREFLAELQEIPLPAHWEVQPPLGGPDLRLVQRSARSTMAATVIHIRPGLFFQVVVRQLPVPPEHEVYASHPARLTTVDEVVELICDLEAYRLCPGWPAGWHAGQRSQACDVLVYSGCCPQCRLNPWPSGSAGP is encoded by the exons ATGTCGGAGGGCTGGGTGGActgccccaccctggggcccGGATGGAAGCGCCGCGAGGCCTACCGCCGATCCGGGGCCACCTGTGGACGGACGGACACCTACTATCAGGG ccccaacGGTGAGAAATTCCGCAGCAAGATCGAGCTCACCAGGTTCCTGGGGCCCTCGCAGGACCTGACCAACTTCGACTTCAAGAACGGCGTGCTCCGCGACCCGCCCCCCAAG GGGGCTGGGACCCCACCTCCAGCCCCGCTCGCCTTGCGCCCCGTGCAGGTGAAGAAGGCCCAGAAGAGGCGCCTCTCGCTGTCGGAGCCagaccccccaaactcccctgagCAGCCGCCCCCCAAACAGCAACCCGTGAAGCCGGAGCCCCCGGAGCAGCCGCCCCCGGAGCAGTGGCCTCCGCCCCTCCCGGAGCGACGCCCCCGGAAGCGCCCGGCGGCCCTGCTGGAAGCCCAGGAATCGGCGCAGGATGCCGTAGTGGC ATGCTGCGCCAGCTGCCAGAACTACTTCCCTGGGGTGATGCTGCCCAGCCAGAGACGCTGCCGCTGGCTGTGCCCGGACTGCCGAG CCCAGAGAAGAGACTTCAACAGGGAGCAGCGGTTCTTCAAG CGGGTGGGTTGCGGGGCCTGCCAGGCCTGCCAGATCCCCGAGGACTGCGGCATCTGCACCGTGTGCGCTGTGCGGGCCAAGAACCCCGAGCTCCGGATCGGCAGGAAATGCCTCCTGCGCCGCTGCCTGAAAATCGTCAAGAAG GGCTTTGGCTGCGGCGTGTGCCAG GGCTGCCAGGCCACCGAGGACTGCGGCATCTGCTACATCTGCCTGCGGAGGCTGAAGCCCGGCCTGAAGCGGCAGTGGAAATGCCTGAAACGCCGCTGCCTCAAGAAGAAG CAGAAATCGGTGGTGGCGAAGAAGGCAGGGTACGGCCCCCGGAAACTGACCGTA GACGGGCCCCCCGCCAAGCCCCAGCTCGCCCCAGGGAGGCGCCGCAGGAGGCTGCCAGCGGCCGGGCCCAGCGCT GACGGCCTGGCCCCTAAACCTCGGCGCCGTAAGAGATTAACCGCGGCCGCAGCAGCCACA AAATGGAAGCCGTCGCTGGAGCGAGACCCCGGCGGCCTCTCAGGCTCCCGGCGCAGG AAACAGCTGGGTAAAGTGAAGGAGAAGAAGAAGCCGGGGCGGCCACCGAAACACCCGAGTGCCAGGGCCCGTAGCAGCGTG CTCTGCTCCAAGAGCCGGCGGAACCGCAAGTGCGGGGAGTGCGAGGCCTGTCTGCTGAAAGCCGACTGCGGCCGCTGCGACTTCTGCCGGGACAAGCCCAAGTTCGGCGGCGAGAACCTCAAGCGCCAGAAGTGCCGCTGGAGACAGTGCCTGCGCTTCGCAATG aAGCGGCTGCTGCCGGCGGTGTGGAGCCGCGGGCAggcggaggagggggcgggggcgctgGCCCCCCGGAAGGCCTGGAGGCGCAGGATCGGCCGCAGCCGCCAGCCGGCCCGGATCAAGCAGGTGGGGCGGCGGGTCAAGGGGAGCGGCCAGCAGCGCTGGGCTCGGGGCAGTGCCCCGCCGCAG GAGAAGGAGCGCCCGCCGGGCGGGGAGCTGCGGTTCCTGGCGGAGAAGGGGGTCGCCGAGGCGCCCgggcagctggtgctgctgaAGGATCCGCCGGGCAGGGACTTCGTCCTGCTCCGCGACGccccccagagcttccccctcctgcTGCAGCACGTGAAGGAGGAGCcagccacacccccgccccctgcccacctGGAG gAGccggcccccaccctgctccgcgCCGCCCCACCCCTGGTGAAGCAGGAGAAGGTGGAGCCTGGATGGGACCTTGCACCG GTGCCGGCTGGGGTGCCCCTGCGGATggagggccgggggctggccAGGGAAGTGGTGGTTCTGGACCCAGCTGAcaaggacgaggaggaggaggagcgcaCCCCGGTG ATCATGGAGATCTACAGCCTGGGggcgctggcgggccgggcgccCCTGGACCCGGTGCTGCGGGAGTTCCTGGCCGAGCTGCAGGAGATCCCGTTGCCGGCCCACTGGGAGGTACAGCCGCCCCTGGGGGGGCCCGACCTGCGGCTGGTCCAGCGCTCGGCCCGCTCCACCATGGCCGCCACCGTCATCCACATCCGCCCGGGCCTCTTCTTCCAGGTGGTGGTGCGCCAGCTGCCCGTGCCCCCCGAGCACGAGGTCTACGCCAGCCACCCCGCCCGCCTCACCACCGTGGACGAGGTGGTGGAGCTGATCTGCGACCTGGAGGCCTATCGGCTCTGCCCTGGCTGGCCGGCCGGCTGGCATGCCGGGCAGCGCTCCCAGGCCTGCGACGTGCTGGTCTACTCGGGCTGCTGCCCGCAGTGCCGCCTCAACCCCTGGCCCTCGGGCAGCGCCGGCCCCTAG
- the LOC135894928 gene encoding olfactory receptor 5C1-like, whose amino-acid sequence MAGPNRTEVTDFLLVGFPSRRDLSLLLFSLALPIFLLGLAGNLGLAVLIWVERSLHTPMYYFLSHLALLDLCSCCAVGPIMLWGLLAGQVALPGPACALQMFLFAAAADAECCLLAIMAYDRYAAVCRPLHYQAAVPPRLCRGLVLGSYAAGAASGAVHSGLAFRLPFCRGRAVNSFFCDIPPVLELACADTSLNQALLLAICGAIQSVTLLAILASYGLILGAVGRAGLRRAASTCSSHLAAVAVLYGTLIFMYLRPEGSYAPQADKMAAAFYTFVIPTLNPAIYSLRNADVKAALAMWLLGGRRIWGG is encoded by the coding sequence ATGGCCGGGCCAAACCGGACAGAGGTTACCGACTTCCTCCTTGTGGGCTTCCCCTCCCGTCGAGACCTAAGTCTGCTCCTCTTCTCGCTCGCGCTGCCCATCTTTCTGCTGGGCCTGGCGGGGAACCTGGGCCTGGCGGTTCTGATCTGGGTCGAGcgctccctccacacccccatgtactacTTCCTCAGCCACTTGGCGCTGCTggacctctgctcctgctgtgcCGTGGGCCCCATCATGCTGTGGGGTCTGCTGGCCGGCCAGGTCGCCCTCCCCGGCCCGGCCTGCGCCCTCCAGATGTTCCTCTTTGCCGCTGCTGCGGACGCCGAATGTTGCCTGCTGGCCATCATGGCCTACGACCGCTACGCCGCCGTCTGCCGCCCGCTGCACTACCAGGCCGCCGTGCCGCCCCGCCTCTGCCGTGGGCTGGTGCTGGGCTCCTATGCGGCCGGGGCGGCCAGCGGGGCTGTACACTCCGGCCTGGCCTTCCGCCTTCCCTTCTGCCGTGGCCGCGCCGTCAACAGCTTCTTCTGTGACATCCCACCTGTGCTGGAGCTGGCCTGCGCCGACACCAGCCTCAACCAGGCCCTGCTGCTGGCCATCTGTGGAGCCATCCAGAGCGTCaccctgctggccatcctggccTCCTACGGGCTCATCCTCGGGGCCGTGGGGCGGGCGGGCTTGCGCCGGgctgcctccacctgcagctcccacctggcAGCTGTGGCCGTCCTCTACGGGACCCTCATCTTCATGTACCTGCGACCTGAAGGCAGCTACGCTCCCCAGGCCGACAAGATGGCCGCTGCCTTCTATACCTTCGTCATCCCCACCCTCAACCCCGCCATCTACAGCCTGCGCAACGCCGACGTCAAGGCGGCCCTGGCCATGTGGCTCCTGGGCGGGCGCCGCATCTGGGGGGGctga